One Brienomyrus brachyistius isolate T26 unplaced genomic scaffold, BBRACH_0.4 scaffold1128, whole genome shotgun sequence DNA window includes the following coding sequences:
- the LOC125730311 gene encoding splicing factor U2AF 65 kDa subunit-like has protein sequence MQYKAMQAAGQIPTIALLATSTTSGVAVTPTQVPMVGSQMTRQARRLYVGNIPFGLTEEAMADFFNTQMRLAGLCQGPTNPVLAVQINQDKNFAFLEFRSVDETTQAMAFDGIIFQGQSLKIRRPHDYRPLPGISEQARLPRTRGRLHRGSRLATQALCRRPAQLSQ, from the exons atgcagtacaaggcaatgcaag ctgcagggcagatccccacgatagctttactggcaacatccaccaccagcggcgtggcagtgacgcccacccaggtgccgatggtcggcagccagatgacccggcaggccaggcggctttatgtcggcaacatccccttcggcctgacggag gaggccatggcggatttcttcaatacccagatgcgattggctggcttatgtcaaggtcccaccaatcccgtcctcgctgttcagataaaccaggacaagaactttgccttccttgaa tttcggtccgtggatgagaccacgcaggcaatggccttcgacggcatcattttccagggtcagtcgttaaaaatcaggcggccccacgactatcgccccctgcctggcatctcagagcaggcccgccttccacgtaccag gggtcgtctccaccgtggttccagactcgccacacaagctctttgtcggaggcctgcccaactatctcagtga